A genomic window from Vagococcus sp. CY52-2 includes:
- a CDS encoding Na+/H+ antiporter: MAVLETTILLIILVILSNIISHYLVAVPTALIEIAVGVIAALFLHLDIELQTDWFMLLFVAPLLYNDAKHFPKKELWELRAPIFANAIFLVFLTTIAGGLLINLFIPQVSLPLAFALAAVLSPTDPVAVQGIAEQVKLPKRILTLISGESLINDASGLIAFKYALAAFLTGTFSLRQASGDFIYMTLIGILTGYIISRLIYLIQRSLLRQGIQDVILHSSLQVMTPFVIFIMAEIVRASGVIAVVVSGVMAIQQEPLFRGQFSEIKIVTNKLWDIIIYLLNGIVFVVLGTTLPYAMRGAIINPTINNALLILYVIIVWLILMIIRTLWTYAYMWYHYFKAKDNIQLKPKFSIAILTGLTGVRGAVTMAMVLSIPFFLPNGAVFQERYLIIFLASGVILASLLVAVITLPIFTKQKKRLILAGDEGTQEPIDDSNNSSQLPEIEARKLMTKRAIQSLQQELNNENQLIINDILQDFDKQLRFLYLDDNHTSNTVYYELESDYRCQAADFETNKVMEILPQLALPKKIEQNYLKMLEYKQRAHSSNVKIIIQRSLYKVQKKIKRIVYQTFLKRQPEKSQLDNVKKITLLEVKSSEATFDMLNDCQNNLDKADKYFTVKYNILNQLMMEYTSKIHRIQHYHLIQESSYQEIYRDYFLRALDEERGMIQKLLEQGRISNTMANQLRQGINYNETSFLQTNIED, encoded by the coding sequence ATGGCAGTATTAGAAACCACTATTTTACTGATTATACTCGTTATTCTATCTAATATTATCAGTCACTATCTTGTGGCAGTTCCTACCGCATTAATTGAAATAGCCGTTGGTGTTATTGCCGCATTATTTTTACATTTAGATATAGAATTACAAACTGATTGGTTTATGTTGTTATTTGTAGCACCACTTTTATACAATGATGCCAAGCATTTTCCAAAGAAAGAATTATGGGAACTACGAGCTCCAATTTTTGCTAATGCTATTTTCCTTGTCTTTCTTACTACAATTGCAGGAGGACTATTAATTAATTTATTTATCCCACAAGTCAGCTTGCCATTAGCCTTTGCTTTGGCAGCTGTATTATCACCAACCGATCCAGTAGCAGTTCAAGGTATCGCTGAACAAGTAAAACTTCCTAAACGAATTTTAACGTTAATCAGTGGGGAGAGTTTGATTAATGATGCTAGTGGATTAATCGCTTTTAAATATGCACTAGCGGCCTTTCTAACTGGCACTTTCTCATTAAGACAAGCCTCTGGTGACTTTATTTATATGACTTTAATCGGTATACTGACTGGCTATATCATCAGTCGACTAATTTATTTGATTCAAAGGAGTTTGTTAAGGCAAGGCATTCAAGATGTTATTTTACATTCGTCTCTTCAAGTAATGACGCCTTTTGTTATTTTTATTATGGCAGAAATCGTTCGGGCATCAGGAGTTATTGCAGTAGTCGTTTCAGGTGTTATGGCCATTCAGCAAGAGCCATTATTTAGAGGACAATTTTCTGAGATAAAAATTGTAACCAATAAATTATGGGATATTATTATTTACTTGCTAAATGGCATTGTTTTTGTCGTATTAGGTACAACTCTTCCTTATGCTATGCGTGGAGCCATTATTAATCCTACTATTAATAATGCTCTGTTAATCCTTTATGTTATCATCGTGTGGCTTATACTGATGATAATAAGAACATTATGGACGTATGCTTACATGTGGTATCATTACTTTAAAGCAAAAGATAACATCCAACTAAAGCCCAAATTTTCTATTGCTATTTTAACGGGATTAACTGGTGTTAGGGGAGCTGTTACTATGGCGATGGTTTTATCTATTCCATTCTTTTTACCAAATGGTGCGGTATTCCAAGAACGATATCTGATTATCTTTTTAGCTAGTGGCGTTATTTTAGCAAGTTTACTAGTCGCTGTGATTACATTGCCTATTTTCACAAAACAGAAAAAGCGATTGATCTTAGCCGGGGATGAAGGAACACAAGAACCTATTGATGACTCAAATAATTCATCTCAACTACCTGAAATAGAAGCTAGAAAATTAATGACTAAACGAGCCATTCAATCCTTACAGCAAGAGTTAAATAATGAAAATCAATTAATTATTAACGATATTCTACAAGATTTTGATAAGCAATTACGTTTCTTATACTTAGATGATAATCATACATCTAACACTGTTTATTATGAATTAGAATCAGATTATAGATGCCAAGCAGCAGATTTTGAAACAAATAAAGTAATGGAGATACTACCTCAACTAGCATTACCTAAAAAAATTGAACAAAACTATTTAAAAATGCTTGAATACAAACAACGTGCCCATTCAAGTAATGTTAAAATCATCATACAACGTTCTTTGTACAAAGTTCAGAAAAAAATCAAAAGAATCGTATATCAGACTTTCCTAAAACGACAACCTGAAAAATCCCAATTAGATAATGTTAAAAAAATTACCTTATTAGAAGTTAAAAGTTCTGAAGCAACTTTTGATATGTTAAATGATTGTCAAAATAATTTAGATAAAGCAGACAAATATTTTACAGTAAAATATAATATTTTAAACCAACTTATGATGGAATATACAAGTAAGATACATCGCATTCAGCATTATCATCTTATTCAAGAATCATCTTATCAAGAGATATACAGAGATTATTTTTTAAGGGCTCTTGATGAAGAAAGAGGTATGATTCAAAAGCTTCTTGAACAAGGGCGAATTTCTAATACTATGGCAAATCAACTACGCCAAGGAATTAATTACAATGAAACATCCTTTCTACAAACAAATATTGAAGATTAA